One Streptomyces sp. ML-6 DNA segment encodes these proteins:
- a CDS encoding ABC transporter permease: protein MKPGVVALRAGLHRGWIEFRQTVTNAGQLVGWLFWPVLALAVMYFLRDTTVGGTDFSLGTHAVPGILGINTLFTGLIGLAFTLITDREDGTLLRAKATPNGMLGYVVGKVLAQAGTTVAVLLVLLVPVAFLFDGLRLGAVSSWATLAWVLALGMLAILPVGAILGSLFRSTQGLVPIMVLIMVLVGFSGVFYPLSSLPGWVEWIAQVFPVYWLGLGLRAAFLPDAMAASEIGESWRFLEMAGVLGVWGAVGFLVAPGVLRRMARRESGSAVAARRESVARRAA from the coding sequence ATGAAGCCAGGCGTGGTAGCGCTGCGCGCGGGGCTGCACCGCGGCTGGATCGAGTTCCGGCAGACGGTGACCAACGCGGGCCAGCTGGTCGGCTGGCTGTTCTGGCCGGTCCTCGCGCTGGCGGTGATGTACTTCCTGCGGGACACCACGGTGGGCGGCACCGACTTCTCCCTCGGCACCCACGCGGTGCCCGGAATCCTCGGGATCAACACACTGTTCACCGGCCTGATCGGGCTGGCGTTCACCTTGATCACCGACCGGGAGGACGGCACGCTGCTGCGCGCCAAGGCCACCCCGAACGGCATGCTCGGCTACGTCGTGGGAAAGGTGCTCGCGCAGGCCGGGACCACCGTGGCGGTCCTGCTCGTCCTGCTGGTCCCGGTGGCGTTCCTGTTCGACGGGCTGCGGCTGGGAGCGGTGTCGTCGTGGGCGACCCTGGCCTGGGTGCTCGCGCTCGGCATGCTCGCGATCCTGCCCGTCGGGGCGATCCTCGGCTCGCTCTTCCGCAGCACCCAGGGACTCGTCCCGATCATGGTGCTGATCATGGTGCTGGTGGGCTTCTCCGGGGTGTTCTACCCGCTTTCCTCGCTGCCCGGGTGGGTGGAGTGGATCGCGCAGGTCTTCCCGGTCTACTGGCTGGGCCTGGGACTGCGGGCCGCGTTCCTGCCGGACGCCATGGCCGCCTCGGAGATCGGCGAGTCCTGGCGGTTCCTGGAGATGGCCGGCGTGCTCGGGGTGTGGGGAGCCGTGGGCTTCCTGGTGGCCCCGGGTGTGCTGCGCCGGATGGCACGACGGGAGTCAGGCTCGGCCGTGGCGGCCCGGCGCGAGAGCGTCGCCAGGCGAGCGGCGTGA
- a CDS encoding cytochrome P450, giving the protein MSTAFAQWSNLDPRQFWLHGKDPDEPVSFDEQSGMWNVYGHAEVLDVLADTTTFSSDTARLVPIEGEFSRGNLLKMDPPEHNKLRKLVGHAFTAKMISSLEPRIVALTHELLDKSAESGRMEVVEDLAYPLPVIVIADLLGLPNSDRDLFKQWVGEVFERPEGFTRGEPTPESTQNAVDQMGKLIAYLHEHATERRGKPRNDLLTRLVEAEVDGERLSDTEVANFGAVLLIAGHITTTMLLGNTVLCMDTFRQARAAVEADRSRIPGMIEESLRYLSSFAAISRCTNRPGRIGDKTIEADQLVLLWLAAANRDPRRFERPHEFDIGRTPNPHLAFGHGVHFCIGTQLARMEGRVAMNALLDRFPRFRVDPDDAPQFQPSPYMTGVTRLSLLTD; this is encoded by the coding sequence ATGAGTACGGCCTTCGCACAGTGGAGCAATCTCGACCCGCGCCAGTTCTGGCTGCACGGCAAGGATCCCGACGAGCCGGTCAGCTTCGACGAGCAGTCCGGGATGTGGAACGTCTACGGGCACGCCGAAGTGCTCGACGTGCTCGCCGACACCACCACGTTCTCCTCCGACACCGCGCGACTGGTGCCCATCGAGGGCGAGTTCTCCCGCGGGAACCTGCTCAAGATGGATCCGCCCGAGCACAATAAGCTGCGCAAACTGGTCGGTCACGCGTTCACCGCGAAGATGATCTCGAGCCTGGAGCCGAGGATCGTCGCGCTGACGCACGAACTGCTCGACAAGTCCGCCGAATCCGGCCGGATGGAAGTGGTCGAGGACCTGGCGTACCCGCTGCCGGTGATCGTCATCGCCGACCTGCTCGGCCTGCCCAACAGCGACCGGGACCTGTTCAAGCAGTGGGTCGGCGAGGTCTTCGAGCGGCCCGAGGGATTCACCCGGGGAGAGCCCACGCCGGAGTCCACGCAGAACGCCGTGGACCAGATGGGCAAGCTGATCGCCTACCTGCACGAACACGCCACCGAACGCCGAGGGAAACCCAGGAACGACCTGCTGACCCGGCTCGTCGAGGCGGAGGTGGACGGCGAACGGCTCAGCGACACCGAGGTGGCGAACTTCGGTGCGGTCCTGCTGATCGCGGGACACATCACCACGACGATGCTGCTGGGCAACACCGTCCTGTGCATGGACACGTTCCGGCAGGCGCGTGCGGCGGTGGAGGCGGACCGCTCGCGCATCCCCGGGATGATCGAGGAGTCCCTGCGGTACCTGAGTTCGTTCGCGGCCATCTCGCGCTGCACCAACCGGCCCGGCCGGATCGGCGACAAGACCATCGAGGCCGACCAGTTGGTACTGCTGTGGCTCGCGGCGGCCAACCGTGACCCCCGGCGGTTCGAGCGACCGCACGAGTTCGACATCGGCAGGACCCCCAATCCGCACCTGGCCTTCGGACACGGCGTGCACTTCTGCATCGGAACCCAACTGGCCCGGATGGAGGGCCGAGTGGCGATGAACGCACTCCTCGACCGGTTCCCCCGCTTCCGCGTGGACCCCGACGACGCGCCGCAGTTCCAGCCGAGTCCGTACATGACGGGCGTCACCAGGCTGTCGTTGCTGACCGACTGA
- a CDS encoding aminotransferase class I/II-fold pyridoxal phosphate-dependent enzyme → MPGKTTVTVHADREVHPDRAVAPPIYQTAAFSAEDAETFAQGAVEARGKDFYTRFGNPNHAQAAAVVAELEGTEAAMVTASGMAALTTAVLALVSAGDHVIGQKSAYGGTTSVLLNLLPRLGVSTTLVDQTDPEAFAGALGPRTRLILVETPSNPLLQITDLRAVADLARAHDVITMADNTFATPLNQRPAEFGIDVTWHSATKYLNGHSDVSAGALAGPADLLDRIWDTGLLTGATLGPIDAWLLLRGMRTLPLRVPRHNANGQALAEALQDHPAVSRVYYPGLESHPQHRLATDQMSGFGGVLGIEFTGGFDMADAFLGHLNYSRRSASLGGVESLAVHPASMWRGMLSDEQITDAVPPGLVRLAAGTEDTADLVADALAAATAVLTEAAIA, encoded by the coding sequence ATGCCGGGCAAGACCACCGTCACCGTGCACGCCGATCGAGAAGTCCACCCCGATCGCGCGGTGGCGCCTCCGATCTACCAGACGGCGGCGTTCTCGGCCGAGGACGCCGAGACGTTCGCGCAGGGCGCCGTCGAGGCGCGGGGCAAGGACTTCTACACCCGCTTCGGCAACCCGAACCACGCGCAGGCCGCCGCCGTCGTGGCCGAGCTCGAAGGCACCGAGGCCGCCATGGTCACCGCCTCCGGCATGGCCGCCCTCACCACCGCCGTCCTCGCCCTGGTCTCTGCCGGCGACCACGTCATCGGACAGAAGTCCGCCTACGGCGGCACCACCTCGGTACTGCTGAACCTGCTGCCGCGCCTGGGCGTGTCGACCACCCTGGTCGACCAGACCGACCCCGAAGCGTTCGCCGGAGCCCTTGGCCCCAGGACCCGGCTGATCCTGGTGGAGACCCCGAGCAATCCTCTGCTGCAGATCACCGACCTGCGCGCGGTGGCGGACCTGGCCCGCGCCCACGACGTGATCACCATGGCGGACAACACCTTCGCCACCCCCCTCAACCAGCGTCCTGCGGAGTTCGGCATCGACGTGACCTGGCACAGCGCGACGAAGTACCTCAACGGCCACTCCGACGTGTCCGCCGGCGCCCTGGCCGGCCCGGCCGACCTCCTGGACCGCATCTGGGACACCGGTCTGCTCACCGGCGCCACGCTCGGCCCGATCGACGCGTGGCTGCTGCTGCGGGGCATGCGCACCCTCCCGCTGCGCGTGCCCCGGCACAACGCCAACGGCCAGGCGCTCGCCGAAGCCCTGCAGGACCACCCGGCCGTGAGCCGGGTGTACTACCCGGGCCTGGAGAGCCACCCGCAACACAGGCTCGCCACGGACCAGATGAGCGGCTTCGGCGGGGTGCTCGGCATCGAGTTCACCGGCGGGTTCGACATGGCCGACGCCTTCCTCGGCCACCTGAACTACTCCCGCCGCTCGGCCAGCCTCGGCGGTGTGGAATCCCTCGCCGTCCACCCGGCGTCCATGTGGCGCGGAATGCTCAGCGACGAACAGATCACCGACGCCGTCCCGCCGGGCCTGGTCCGGCTGGCCGCCGGTACCGAGGACACCGCCGACCTGGTCGCCGACGCCCTCGCCGCCGCCACTGCCGTACTCACCGAGGCCGCCATCGCCTGA
- a CDS encoding ABC transporter ATP-binding protein translates to MRYGSKDVLCGVDFHARRGEVLALLGPNGAGKTTTIEILEGFRKRSAGEVRVLGSDPDDGDEAWRARLGIVLQSWRDHSWWKVRELLDHLGRYYAPYGTPLRQRPYDVDEMISLVGLTGHRNARVGALSGGQRRRLDVAVGLIGNPDLLFLDEPTTGFDPEARQEFHALIQRLSALEDTTILLTTHDLGEAEKLADRIVILAGGRIRADGTAAELAHRVGSRTEVRYTLDGKPRADSVKDATRYVRGLFERHGDAVGDLEVRRASLEDVYLAMVREMEEA, encoded by the coding sequence ATGCGCTACGGCTCGAAGGACGTGCTGTGCGGCGTGGATTTCCACGCGCGCCGCGGTGAGGTCCTCGCGCTGCTGGGACCCAACGGGGCGGGCAAGACGACCACCATCGAAATCCTCGAAGGGTTCCGCAAGCGCTCGGCCGGTGAGGTCCGTGTCCTGGGAAGCGACCCGGACGACGGGGACGAGGCATGGCGTGCCCGGCTGGGAATCGTGCTGCAGTCATGGCGCGACCACAGCTGGTGGAAGGTCCGTGAACTCCTCGACCACCTCGGCCGCTACTACGCGCCGTACGGCACGCCGCTGCGCCAACGGCCCTACGACGTGGACGAGATGATCAGCCTGGTCGGGCTGACCGGGCACAGGAACGCCCGGGTCGGCGCACTGTCCGGCGGGCAGCGGCGCAGGCTGGACGTGGCCGTCGGCCTGATCGGCAACCCGGACCTGCTGTTCCTCGACGAGCCGACCACCGGTTTCGACCCGGAGGCCCGGCAGGAGTTCCACGCCCTGATACAGCGGCTGTCCGCCCTGGAGGACACGACGATCCTGCTCACCACGCACGACCTGGGCGAGGCCGAAAAGCTGGCCGACCGGATCGTGATCCTGGCGGGCGGCCGGATCAGGGCCGACGGCACGGCGGCCGAGCTGGCGCACCGGGTGGGGAGCAGGACCGAAGTCCGGTACACGCTCGACGGCAAGCCCCGGGCGGATTCGGTGAAGGACGCGACCCGGTACGTGCGCGGGCTGTTCGAGCGGCACGGCGACGCTGTCGGTGACCTCGAAGTGCGCCGGGCGAGCTTGGAGGACGTCTACCTGGCCATGGTGCGGGAGATGGAGGAGGCATGA
- a CDS encoding transposase has translation MDQIAGRFSRVEPRATARACLLGPLSRVGRKNCWQPAEQAGPPRPGPMQRMLRHTRWEADAVRDDIRAYTVEHLGTDGGVLTVDETGFVKKDHASAGAQHQYTGTAGRVENSQVGVFLAYATGRERALADRRLHVPEQSWCAGPEHRDAAGVPDEVRSATKPRPAREMIAVHVLLRSASMLRTPG, from the coding sequence ATGGACCAGATCGCGGGGCGGTTCAGCCGAGTTGAACCAAGGGCCACTGCCCGCGCCTGTCTGCTCGGGCCGCTGTCGCGGGTCGGGCGCAAGAACTGCTGGCAGCCGGCCGAACAGGCCGGCCCACCCCGGCCGGGACCGATGCAGCGGATGCTGCGCCACACCCGCTGGGAGGCCGACGCCGTCCGCGACGACATCCGTGCCTACACTGTCGAACACCTCGGCACCGACGGCGGTGTCCTGACCGTGGACGAGACCGGCTTCGTGAAGAAGGATCACGCTTCGGCGGGCGCACAACACCAGTACACCGGCACTGCCGGGCGCGTCGAGAACTCCCAGGTGGGGGTGTTCCTCGCCTACGCCACCGGCCGGGAACGGGCGCTGGCCGACCGCCGACTCCACGTGCCCGAGCAGTCCTGGTGCGCCGGTCCCGAGCACCGCGACGCTGCCGGGGTACCCGACGAAGTGCGGTCTGCGACCAAGCCCCGTCCGGCCCGGGAGATGATCGCCGTCCATGTCCTACTTCGTTCCGCTTCCATGCTCCGCACGCCAGGGTGA
- a CDS encoding Lrp/AsnC family transcriptional regulator has protein sequence MDDVDRSILAVLEHSGRISNNELAARVGLSPSPCLRRVRNMEESGVIRGYRALIDPAAVGRGLRVFAGVRLMRHTRADVVAFEEGVMALSGVVACHHITGSFDYLVQVEVADLPAYEEFHANQLADLPGVATVNSFVIMKTLDTA, from the coding sequence ATGGATGATGTGGATCGGTCGATTCTGGCCGTGCTCGAACACAGCGGGCGGATCAGCAACAACGAGCTCGCCGCCCGGGTCGGGCTGTCGCCCTCGCCGTGTCTGCGGCGGGTACGGAACATGGAGGAGTCCGGAGTGATCCGCGGCTACCGGGCGCTGATCGACCCGGCCGCGGTCGGCCGCGGGCTACGGGTGTTCGCCGGTGTCCGGCTGATGCGGCACACCCGTGCGGACGTGGTCGCCTTCGAGGAAGGAGTCATGGCCCTGTCCGGGGTGGTCGCCTGCCATCACATCACCGGGAGCTTCGACTATCTCGTCCAGGTCGAGGTGGCCGACCTGCCCGCCTACGAGGAGTTCCACGCCAACCAGTTGGCCGACCTGCCCGGCGTCGCCACGGTCAACAGCTTCGTCATCATGAAGACCCTCGACACCGCCTGA
- a CDS encoding MFS transporter, translated as MPILLVVGGVTFVYSTLEAMLAPALPLIRAGVGGTPSSIAWVFTGLLLSGAVCTPLIGRLGDLHDKKKLFLAVLSIVTLGTALAGLATNVPVLAVGQMMQGAGLGLTPLSIGLMREALPEDRVKNGNAMIIGTSSLGVLAGPLLAGPLTSVLSYRWLFWLPFFLLVALIGLAFAVLPESPATAFATPRGRVDWLGAGLLGGGLLTLLLGLTFAPTWGWASGGFLATALGAAVLLTAFVVTQRRLASPLIDLRERGRTVFVVCAVSFAVGWAVFATYTALPTITSAPATTGYGLALDTTVTGWILVPSGVLAGLSAFAVRPLERLVGTKALMVGSCVPILAAPGVLLLDRPSLGLLITSSALMGLGIGLGLTQAMNIVVTSVPASRAASLTGLMFVVRAVGGSLGAQIGGSTLAGDVIPSTTFPTWSAFTTMLTVSAVVGLFAVLVAAALPRGSAAVPELAEVRASV; from the coding sequence ATGCCGATACTCCTCGTGGTCGGTGGAGTCACATTCGTCTACAGCACGCTCGAAGCGATGCTCGCACCCGCGCTGCCGCTCATCCGGGCGGGCGTCGGCGGCACGCCGTCCTCCATCGCGTGGGTGTTCACGGGACTGCTGTTGTCGGGGGCCGTGTGCACCCCGTTGATCGGCCGTCTCGGCGATCTCCACGACAAGAAGAAACTGTTCCTCGCCGTCCTCTCGATCGTCACGCTCGGCACCGCACTCGCCGGGCTGGCGACGAACGTGCCCGTGCTGGCGGTCGGCCAGATGATGCAGGGCGCGGGACTGGGGCTCACGCCGCTGTCGATCGGCCTGATGCGCGAGGCGCTGCCGGAGGACCGGGTCAAGAACGGCAACGCGATGATCATCGGGACGTCGTCGCTGGGGGTCCTGGCCGGCCCGCTGCTGGCCGGCCCGCTGACCTCCGTGCTGTCGTACCGCTGGCTCTTCTGGCTGCCGTTCTTCCTGCTGGTGGCCCTGATCGGGCTGGCCTTCGCGGTGCTTCCTGAGAGCCCGGCCACGGCCTTCGCCACGCCCCGCGGCCGGGTGGACTGGCTGGGCGCCGGGCTGCTGGGCGGCGGCCTGCTGACGTTGCTGCTGGGGCTGACGTTCGCCCCGACGTGGGGCTGGGCCTCCGGCGGGTTCCTCGCCACGGCCCTGGGGGCGGCGGTGCTCCTCACCGCGTTCGTCGTGACGCAGCGGCGGCTGGCGAGTCCGCTGATCGACCTGCGGGAGCGCGGGCGGACCGTCTTCGTCGTCTGTGCCGTCTCGTTCGCCGTCGGCTGGGCCGTCTTCGCCACCTACACCGCCCTCCCGACGATCACCTCGGCTCCTGCCACGACCGGTTACGGGCTCGCTCTCGACACCACCGTGACGGGCTGGATCCTGGTGCCCTCCGGTGTGCTCGCCGGCCTCAGCGCGTTCGCCGTCCGCCCGCTCGAACGCCTGGTGGGCACGAAGGCGCTCATGGTGGGCTCGTGCGTACCGATCCTGGCGGCGCCGGGCGTACTGCTGCTGGACCGGCCCTCGCTCGGGCTGCTCATCACCTCGTCGGCGCTGATGGGTCTGGGCATCGGGCTCGGGCTGACGCAGGCGATGAACATCGTCGTGACGTCCGTTCCGGCATCCAGGGCCGCGAGCCTGACCGGGCTGATGTTCGTCGTCCGGGCCGTCGGCGGGAGCCTCGGTGCCCAGATCGGCGGCAGCACCCTGGCCGGCGACGTGATCCCGTCGACCACGTTTCCGACGTGGTCCGCCTTCACGACGATGCTGACCGTCAGTGCGGTCGTCGGGCTGTTCGCCGTGCTCGTCGCCGCCGCTCTGCCCCGCGGCTCCGCCGCGGTGCCCGAACTCGCCGAAGTCCGGGCTTCGGTGTGA
- a CDS encoding methyltransferase: MPGEIELSPTDDLMEMVVAGCTAQAIHTAAKLGIADVLADGPRTADEIAAEVEAHPDGVYRLLRALTTRSIFTELPGRRFALTPMADALRRDAPNSVRALVLMAGHPITWETWGQLAHSVVTGEPAFWKLRGMRVFEYLARDEEYADLFNQAMTFSSNIEIPTILDAYDFSRFHTIVDVGGGQGRLLAAILRATPKARGMLLDIESVTAGAPRVLAEEGVADRCTVHSGSFFDAVPAGGDAYVLKHVLHDWPEDKAVEILRSVRASIGDNGELLLVALVLPDDGSPHLGKVVDLDLLLEFGGRHRTREEYRRLLAEAGFELRRVVPTAGAASVVEAIPA, from the coding sequence ATGCCCGGCGAAATCGAACTGAGCCCCACCGACGACCTCATGGAGATGGTGGTCGCGGGCTGCACCGCGCAAGCCATCCACACCGCCGCGAAGCTCGGGATCGCGGACGTGCTCGCCGACGGTCCCAGGACCGCCGACGAGATCGCCGCCGAGGTCGAGGCGCACCCGGACGGCGTCTACCGTCTGCTGCGTGCCCTCACCACGCGGTCGATCTTCACCGAGCTGCCGGGCAGGCGGTTCGCCCTCACGCCGATGGCCGACGCGCTGCGCCGCGACGCGCCGAACTCGGTGCGTGCCCTGGTCCTGATGGCCGGCCATCCCATCACCTGGGAGACCTGGGGCCAGTTGGCCCACTCGGTCGTCACCGGTGAGCCGGCGTTCTGGAAGCTGCGCGGGATGCGGGTGTTCGAGTACCTGGCGCGCGACGAGGAGTACGCCGACCTGTTCAACCAGGCCATGACGTTCAGCTCCAACATCGAGATCCCCACGATTCTGGACGCGTACGACTTCAGCCGGTTCCACACGATCGTGGACGTCGGCGGGGGGCAGGGACGGCTGCTGGCGGCGATCCTCCGGGCCACGCCCAAGGCCCGCGGGATGCTGCTGGACATCGAGTCGGTCACCGCGGGCGCACCGCGGGTACTGGCGGAGGAGGGGGTGGCCGATCGCTGCACCGTGCACAGCGGTTCCTTCTTCGACGCCGTCCCGGCCGGCGGGGACGCCTACGTGCTCAAGCACGTCCTGCACGACTGGCCGGAGGACAAGGCGGTGGAGATCCTGCGTTCGGTGCGGGCGTCCATCGGTGACAACGGTGAACTGCTGCTGGTGGCGCTGGTCCTGCCGGACGACGGCTCGCCGCACCTCGGCAAGGTCGTGGACCTGGATCTGCTGCTGGAGTTCGGCGGCCGGCACCGCACGCGGGAGGAGTACCGCCGGCTGCTGGCCGAGGCGGGGTTCGAACTGCGCCGCGTCGTGCCCACCGCGGGGGCCGCGTCGGTCGTGGAAGCCATTCCGGCCTGA
- a CDS encoding TIGR03620 family F420-dependent LLM class oxidoreductase yields the protein MLGRVGIRPAEIDSHPWAEVVDAVAEFEDLGYGTVWTAEGFGRDAPTQAALLLSATSRITVASGVANIYRHNPHTLAQAQRTLTEAFPDRYLLGLGVGVPHLAEMVGRTWGPPGATMRDFLDRMDAALFTATPPNTRLRTVLGAVGPRMLALAGERTWGAHPYFLPAEHTAHARQILGPDKVLAVQQGVVLNADRSAARETARENVRYWIEHSSQLPSRWHAVRDLLGFTEDDLADGGSDRLVDAMVAHGDVDAVAHRVQQQFAAGADHVCVEILSTPGAEPTLARKQYAELAAALI from the coding sequence ATGCTGGGCAGAGTGGGAATACGGCCCGCCGAGATCGACAGCCATCCGTGGGCCGAGGTCGTCGACGCGGTCGCCGAGTTCGAGGACCTCGGCTACGGCACGGTGTGGACGGCGGAGGGGTTCGGACGGGACGCCCCGACCCAGGCGGCACTGCTGTTGTCCGCGACGTCACGGATCACCGTGGCCAGCGGCGTCGCCAACATCTACCGGCACAACCCGCACACCCTGGCGCAGGCGCAGCGCACCCTCACCGAGGCCTTCCCCGACAGGTACCTGCTCGGCCTCGGGGTCGGCGTGCCGCACCTGGCCGAGATGGTGGGCCGGACGTGGGGCCCGCCCGGTGCGACGATGCGCGACTTCCTCGACCGGATGGATGCCGCCCTGTTCACGGCCACCCCGCCGAACACCCGGCTCCGGACGGTCCTCGGCGCGGTCGGCCCGAGGATGCTCGCGCTCGCGGGGGAACGTACCTGGGGAGCGCACCCGTACTTCCTGCCGGCCGAACACACCGCGCACGCGCGGCAGATCCTCGGCCCGGACAAAGTGCTCGCCGTGCAGCAGGGCGTCGTGCTGAACGCGGACAGGTCGGCCGCACGCGAGACGGCCCGGGAGAACGTGCGGTACTGGATCGAGCACAGCTCCCAACTGCCCTCCCGCTGGCACGCGGTGCGGGACCTGCTCGGCTTCACCGAGGACGACCTGGCGGACGGCGGCAGCGACCGGCTCGTGGACGCGATGGTCGCCCACGGGGACGTGGACGCCGTCGCCCACCGCGTACAGCAGCAGTTCGCGGCCGGCGCGGACCACGTCTGCGTCGAGATCCTCTCCACCCCGGGGGCCGAGCCCACCCTGGCCAGGAAGCAGTACGCGGAACTGGCGGCGGCACTGATCTGA
- a CDS encoding CehA/McbA family metallohydrolase, with protein MAPQDFRGRALSNLSFPPTRAVGRGAAWYRGDCHVHSVHSDGELTPEELAVRGRAAGLDFMATTEHNSAAKFGAWGHLAADDFLIILGEEVTTKTGHWLALGIKSGEVIDWNHQVRDGVIDQCLDQVHQVGGLCVAAHPHAPYPSGDFMFSFRGFDVVEVWNGLWTSDRPWNADNEAALAEWGRSLAAGIHTGAWRSAMGNSDAHLEGQIGIPHTVVFAEELNTEAILAGIRAGRSWIAESADVDVTFTANADGHVAGVGEQLTTYGGQVEVHAAVRGVPVGTVSFHTDRGKVHRASLPGDGAGVVQWDTTAEESMFVRIEVRHPDGDVAALTNPITLV; from the coding sequence TTGGCTCCACAGGACTTTAGGGGGAGAGCCTTGTCGAACTTGAGCTTCCCGCCGACGCGGGCGGTCGGACGCGGGGCGGCCTGGTACCGCGGGGACTGCCATGTCCACTCGGTCCACTCGGATGGGGAACTCACTCCTGAAGAGTTGGCCGTTCGGGGGCGCGCTGCCGGGCTCGACTTCATGGCGACGACGGAGCACAACTCAGCTGCGAAATTCGGCGCGTGGGGGCACCTGGCTGCCGATGACTTCTTGATCATTCTTGGTGAGGAGGTGACCACGAAGACCGGGCACTGGCTCGCGCTCGGCATCAAATCCGGCGAGGTCATCGACTGGAACCACCAGGTCAGGGACGGGGTGATCGATCAGTGCCTAGATCAGGTCCATCAAGTCGGAGGGCTGTGCGTGGCCGCACACCCGCATGCGCCCTATCCGTCGGGCGACTTCATGTTCTCCTTCCGGGGCTTCGACGTGGTGGAAGTCTGGAACGGACTGTGGACTTCGGACCGACCGTGGAACGCTGACAACGAGGCCGCCTTGGCGGAGTGGGGGCGGAGCCTTGCAGCGGGCATTCACACGGGAGCGTGGCGGTCGGCGATGGGCAACAGCGACGCCCACTTGGAAGGGCAGATCGGCATCCCTCACACCGTGGTCTTCGCCGAGGAGCTGAACACCGAGGCGATCCTGGCCGGAATCCGTGCCGGCCGCAGTTGGATCGCCGAGTCGGCGGACGTGGACGTGACGTTCACTGCCAATGCCGACGGTCATGTTGCCGGGGTGGGAGAACAGCTCACAACTTATGGCGGGCAGGTTGAAGTGCATGCAGCAGTGCGAGGCGTGCCGGTGGGGACTGTCAGCTTCCACACCGATCGAGGAAAGGTTCACCGCGCTTCTCTCCCCGGCGATGGGGCAGGTGTGGTGCAGTGGGACACGACGGCGGAGGAGTCAATGTTCGTCCGCATCGAGGTCCGCCATCCCGACGGGGACGTCGCCGCCCTCACCAATCCGATCACCCTCGTCTGA